A genome region from Fusobacterium perfoetens includes the following:
- a CDS encoding bifunctional metallophosphatase/5'-nucleotidase, with protein sequence MAKNKRLSLLSLISIGIIFLFISLNKNTTISAPEKIIILHTNDVHCQIDQKKNKDGIVTNIGYAGVLAYKKEMENLHGINNVTLVDAGDAIQGGPIGTLSKGEYIVDIMNYVGYDIACPGNHEFDYGMENFLKLSTETSKANYICCNFRDLEGNPILSPYTLIKYGDLIIAYLGINTPESFTKSSPIYFQDENGNYIYDFAQGEKGQTLYKTVQKYVDEAIKEGANYVVAIGHLGDEGASEYWSSKSLIKNTYGIDIFIDGHSHEVYSEILKNKKGKNVLLAQTGTKLQNLGKITINTKNKKITSEFISNYKAQDEDAVNYIEGIKNKFSDVLQEVIAKSSVTLTTLDPTTHKRAIRNSETNLGDFCADAYRTMVGANIAFINGGGIRADIEEGDITYEEIINVHPFGNEICMIETTGQDILDALEVGACEYPIENGGFLQVSGLSYTIDPSIPSSVVFNERGQFVKVDGKYRVTEVIVGNEPLVLNKTYTLASHNYMIKNGGDGYTMFMDDKMIKDSVVIDNGALINYITENLNGVIGDEYKNPKGSGRIIIKENISSNSQEEIKNVA encoded by the coding sequence ATGGCAAAAAATAAAAGACTTTCTTTACTGTCATTAATAAGTATCGGTATTATATTTTTATTTATCAGTTTAAATAAAAATACAACTATTAGTGCACCTGAAAAAATTATAATTTTACACACTAATGATGTTCACTGTCAGATCGATCAAAAGAAAAATAAAGACGGAATTGTTACTAATATTGGCTATGCTGGTGTCTTGGCATATAAAAAAGAGATGGAAAATCTTCACGGAATCAACAATGTTACTTTGGTAGATGCTGGAGATGCTATCCAAGGAGGACCAATTGGTACTCTTTCTAAGGGAGAATATATCGTTGATATTATGAACTATGTTGGATATGATATAGCTTGTCCTGGAAATCACGAGTTTGATTATGGAATGGAAAACTTTTTAAAGCTTTCAACCGAAACTTCTAAAGCAAATTATATCTGTTGCAACTTTAGAGATTTAGAGGGAAATCCAATACTTTCTCCTTATACTTTAATAAAATACGGAGATTTAATTATTGCATATTTAGGAATTAATACTCCTGAATCTTTTACAAAATCTTCTCCTATATATTTCCAAGATGAAAATGGAAATTATATCTATGATTTCGCTCAAGGAGAAAAAGGACAAACTCTTTATAAAACTGTTCAAAAATATGTTGATGAGGCTATAAAAGAGGGAGCTAATTATGTTGTGGCAATTGGACATTTAGGAGATGAGGGAGCTAGTGAATATTGGTCTTCTAAATCTTTAATAAAAAATACTTATGGAATTGATATATTTATCGACGGACATTCTCACGAAGTTTATTCTGAAATCTTAAAAAATAAAAAAGGTAAAAATGTTTTACTTGCTCAAACTGGTACAAAACTTCAAAATCTTGGTAAGATTACAATCAATACTAAAAATAAAAAAATAACTTCTGAATTTATATCTAACTATAAAGCACAAGATGAAGATGCTGTCAATTACATCGAGGGAATAAAAAATAAATTTTCCGATGTTTTACAAGAAGTTATAGCAAAATCTAGTGTAACTCTTACAACTTTAGATCCTACTACTCACAAAAGAGCTATAAGAAATAGTGAAACAAATCTTGGAGATTTCTGTGCTGATGCTTATCGTACAATGGTTGGAGCTAATATTGCCTTTATTAATGGTGGAGGGATTCGTGCTGATATTGAAGAGGGAGATATAACTTATGAAGAAATCATAAATGTTCACCCATTTGGAAATGAAATCTGTATGATTGAAACTACTGGACAAGATATTTTAGATGCTTTAGAAGTTGGAGCTTGTGAATATCCTATAGAAAATGGTGGATTTTTACAAGTATCTGGTCTTTCTTATACTATCGACCCATCTATTCCATCTAGTGTGGTTTTTAATGAAAGAGGACAATTTGTAAAAGTTGATGGAAAATATCGTGTAACTGAAGTTATAGTTGGAAATGAACCTTTAGTTCTTAACAAAACTTATACTTTAGCATCTCACAACTATATGATAAAAAATGGTGGAGATGGTTATACAATGTTTATGGACGACAAGATGATAAAAGATTCTGTTGTTATTGATAATGGAGCTTTAATCAATTATATCACTGAAAATCTAAATGGTGTTATTGGTGATGAATATAAAAATCCAAAAGGTAGTGGACGTATTATAATAAAAGAAAATATCTCTTCAAACTCTCAAGAAGAGATAAAAAATGTTGCTTAA
- the rpsP gene encoding 30S ribosomal protein S16: MLKLRLTRLGSKKNPVYRLAVMENLSKRDGKAVAYLGNYYPLEDSRVELKEEEILGFLKNGAQPTRTVKSLLVKAGVWAKFEELKK; this comes from the coding sequence ATGTTAAAATTAAGATTAACTAGATTAGGAAGCAAAAAAAACCCAGTTTACAGATTAGCTGTAATGGAAAACTTATCTAAAAGAGATGGTAAAGCAGTAGCTTACTTAGGAAACTACTATCCATTAGAAGATTCTAGAGTAGAATTAAAAGAAGAAGAAATCTTAGGATTCTTAAAAAATGGAGCTCAACCTACAAGAACTGTAAAATCTTTATTAGTTAAAGCTGGAGTTTGGGCAAAATTCGAAGAATTAAAAAAATAG